A genomic region of Herbaspirillum sp. DW155 contains the following coding sequences:
- a CDS encoding amidohydrolase — translation MTTAASVTPDLILLNGKIHTVDKQNPIAEAVAIGGGKFLEVGSAADVMRGKQATTKVIDLGGRTVIPGLNDSHLHLIRGGLNYNLELRWEGVPSLADALRMLKDQAARTPHPQWVRVVGGWTEFQFAEKRMPTLEELNAAAPDTPVFVLHLYDRALLNRAALQAVGYTKDTPNPPGGEIVRDASGNPTGMLIARPNAMILYATLAKGPTLPQEYQVNSTRQFMRELNRLGVTSAIDAGGGFQNYPDDYQIINKLAADGQLTIRIAYNLFTQSKGGELADFQKWTGMVRPGDGDDFLRHNGAGEMLVFSAADFEDFLEPRPDLAEGMEDELERVVRHLVSNRWPFRLHATYDESISRMLDVFEKVNRDIPFDGLHWMFDHAETITERNIERVRALGGGIAIQHRMAFQGEYFIDRYGAEAAEHTPPIAKMLEMGVPVGAGTDATRVASYNPWTALYWLVSGRTVGGTRLYGTAGRLPRETALELWTAGSAWFSSEQAKKGRIQAGQLADLAVLSADFFSVHEDDIKAIESLMTVVDGKVVYGAGPFSSHGPGDIPVLPEWSPVAKVPGHYRALARTDAARQKKTALPHACVGSCGVHGHAHDVARKSSVPVSNFAGFWGALGCSCFAF, via the coding sequence ATGACGACCGCAGCCAGCGTGACCCCAGACCTGATCCTGTTGAACGGCAAGATCCACACCGTCGACAAGCAAAACCCCATCGCCGAGGCCGTTGCCATCGGCGGCGGAAAATTCCTCGAAGTCGGCAGCGCCGCCGACGTGATGCGCGGCAAGCAAGCCACCACCAAGGTCATCGACCTGGGCGGGCGCACCGTCATCCCCGGCCTGAATGACTCCCACCTGCACCTCATCCGTGGTGGCCTGAACTACAACCTGGAACTGCGCTGGGAAGGCGTGCCCTCGCTGGCCGATGCGCTGCGCATGTTGAAGGACCAGGCCGCACGCACCCCGCATCCGCAATGGGTGCGCGTGGTGGGCGGCTGGACCGAATTCCAGTTCGCCGAAAAGCGCATGCCCACGCTGGAGGAATTGAACGCGGCCGCGCCCGATACCCCGGTCTTCGTGCTGCACCTGTATGACCGCGCGCTGCTCAATCGCGCCGCGCTGCAGGCGGTGGGCTATACCAAGGACACCCCCAACCCGCCGGGTGGCGAGATCGTGCGCGATGCCTCGGGCAATCCGACCGGCATGCTGATCGCCCGTCCCAATGCCATGATCCTGTATGCCACCCTGGCCAAGGGACCGACCCTGCCGCAGGAGTATCAGGTCAACTCGACCCGCCAGTTCATGCGCGAGTTGAACCGCCTGGGCGTGACCAGTGCCATCGATGCCGGCGGCGGTTTCCAGAACTACCCGGACGACTACCAGATCATCAACAAGCTGGCGGCCGATGGACAACTGACCATCCGCATCGCCTACAACCTGTTTACCCAGAGCAAGGGCGGCGAACTGGCCGACTTCCAGAAATGGACCGGCATGGTCAGGCCAGGTGACGGCGACGATTTCCTGCGTCACAACGGCGCCGGTGAAATGCTGGTGTTCTCGGCGGCCGACTTCGAGGATTTCCTGGAACCGCGTCCCGACCTGGCCGAGGGCATGGAAGACGAACTCGAGCGCGTGGTGCGCCACCTGGTCTCGAACCGCTGGCCGTTCCGCCTGCATGCGACTTATGACGAATCGATCTCGCGCATGCTGGACGTCTTCGAGAAGGTCAACCGCGACATCCCCTTCGATGGCCTGCACTGGATGTTCGACCACGCCGAGACCATCACCGAGCGCAACATCGAGCGCGTCAGGGCGCTGGGCGGCGGCATTGCCATCCAGCATCGCATGGCCTTCCAGGGGGAATACTTCATCGACCGCTATGGCGCGGAGGCGGCCGAGCACACACCGCCCATTGCCAAGATGCTGGAGATGGGCGTGCCGGTCGGTGCCGGCACCGACGCCACCCGCGTGGCCAGCTACAACCCCTGGACCGCACTGTACTGGCTGGTCTCGGGACGTACCGTGGGCGGCACCAGGCTGTATGGCACGGCCGGCCGCCTGCCGCGCGAGACCGCGCTGGAACTGTGGACCGCAGGCAGCGCCTGGTTCTCCAGCGAGCAGGCCAAGAAGGGCCGCATCCAGGCCGGCCAGCTGGCCGATCTGGCGGTGCTGTCGGCGGATTTCTTCAGCGTGCATGAAGACGACATCAAGGCCATCGAATCGCTCATGACCGTGGTCGATGGCAAGGTGGTCTATGGCGCCGGCCCGTTCTCCTCGCACGGCCCCGGTGACATCCCGGTGCTGCCCGAGTGGTCGCCGGTGGCCAAGGTGCCGGGACACTATCGCGCCCTCGCCAGGACCGATGCTGCGCGCCAGAAGAAGACCGCGCTGCCGCATGCCTGCGTGGGCTCCTGCGGCGTGCATGGTCACGCGCATGACGTCGCGCGCAAGTCCAGCGTGCCTGTCTCCAACTTCGCCGGTTTCTGGGGCGCGTTGGGTTGCAGCTGCTTCGCGTTCTGA
- a CDS encoding hydrolase encodes MTTNTKLDVLTPTNCQFIIIDHQPQMAFGVQSMDRQVLKNNVVALAKSAKAFNIPTIITTVETQGFSGYTYPELLSVFPEHDILERTSMNSWDDQKVRDALKANGKKKVVVAGLWTEVCNNSFALCAMAEGDYEIYMVADASGGTSKEAHDYAMQRMIQAGVIPVTWQQVMLEWQRDWARKETYSAVMDIVREHSGAYGMGVDYAYTMVHKAEQRPHGKQKTLAPVPAK; translated from the coding sequence ATGACCACCAATACCAAGCTCGACGTGCTGACCCCGACCAACTGCCAGTTCATCATCATCGACCATCAGCCGCAAATGGCCTTCGGCGTGCAATCGATGGACCGTCAGGTCCTCAAGAACAACGTCGTCGCCCTGGCCAAGTCGGCCAAGGCGTTCAACATCCCCACCATCATCACCACCGTCGAAACCCAAGGTTTTTCCGGCTACACCTATCCGGAACTGCTGTCGGTCTTCCCCGAGCACGACATCCTGGAACGCACCTCCATGAATTCCTGGGATGACCAGAAGGTGCGCGACGCCCTCAAGGCCAACGGCAAGAAGAAGGTGGTCGTGGCGGGCCTGTGGACCGAAGTCTGCAACAACAGCTTCGCCCTGTGCGCCATGGCCGAAGGCGACTACGAAATCTACATGGTGGCCGACGCCTCCGGCGGCACCTCCAAGGAAGCCCACGACTACGCCATGCAGCGCATGATCCAGGCTGGCGTCATCCCCGTGACCTGGCAGCAGGTGATGCTGGAATGGCAGCGCGACTGGGCCCGCAAGGAAACCTACAGCGCCGTCATGGACATCGTGCGCGAACACTCGGGTGCCTACGGCATGGGCGTGGACTACGCCTACACCATGGTGCACAAGGCCGAGCAGCGCCCGCACGGCAAACAGAAGACCCTGGCACCGGTGCCGGCCAAGTAA
- a CDS encoding DUF1427 family protein has protein sequence MSAYLISLGAGILIGVVYALLKVRSPAPPGIALIGLLGMVLAERLINGLGPLLGH, from the coding sequence ATGTCCGCTTATCTGATTTCCCTGGGTGCCGGCATCCTGATCGGTGTCGTCTATGCGCTCTTGAAGGTGCGCTCACCGGCGCCACCCGGCATCGCCCTGATCGGGCTGTTGGGCATGGTGCTGGCCGAACGCCTGATCAACGGTCTGGGTCCGCTGTTGGGCCACTGA
- a CDS encoding DUF1427 family protein, producing the protein MKPYLISLLMGLLAGLIYAALHVQSPAPPIIALLGLLGMLIGEQLVPIARRRLAGEPLTASWFHRECMPKITGTPPPDQQ; encoded by the coding sequence ATGAAACCTTATCTCATTTCCCTACTGATGGGCCTGCTTGCCGGCCTCATCTACGCCGCCCTGCACGTGCAGTCGCCGGCACCGCCCATCATCGCCCTGCTGGGCTTGCTGGGCATGCTGATCGGCGAACAGCTGGTGCCCATCGCACGCCGGCGGCTGGCCGGTGAACCTCTGACGGCATCGTGGTTCCACCGCGAATGCATGCCCAAGATCACGGGCACGCCGCCGCCGGACCAGCAGTAA
- a CDS encoding response regulator, producing MTNEGENTPPSHRPIAVIDDDLGVRAALCNLLDSAGHRSCSFYRAEDFLSSTCLPVACCAIVDLNLPQMGGFELAERLAQLRPGLPVLFISAQVTPLQRQRATDMGLALLAKPVDADILLVMLTATLLYGPP from the coding sequence ATGACGAACGAAGGCGAGAACACGCCGCCATCACACCGCCCCATCGCGGTGATCGATGACGATCTCGGGGTCCGCGCGGCCTTGTGCAACCTGCTGGATTCGGCCGGGCATCGCAGCTGCAGTTTCTACCGTGCCGAGGATTTCCTGAGCAGTACCTGCCTGCCGGTGGCCTGCTGCGCCATCGTCGACCTGAACCTGCCGCAGATGGGCGGCTTCGAGCTGGCCGAGCGGCTGGCACAGTTGCGGCCGGGACTGCCGGTGCTGTTCATCTCGGCGCAGGTGACGCCACTACAGCGCCAGCGCGCCACCGACATGGGCCTGGCGCTGCTGGCCAAGCCGGTCGACGCCGATATCCTCCTGGTGATGCTGACGGCCACCCTGCTCTACGGACCTCCCTGA
- a CDS encoding ATP-binding protein has product MPSDPRLSDDDALLQTLRELSALLDPVLLQPAITRALCDLGGARRCLLVRHDAGLALIQAEAHRIGGDLSNRQRDCIARPDDLQSAQLTLPLHHRGQSHGELLLYYDDVPTAAITRRVHHLAAHAAVVLANAADHAQALLEKEMLICAERELRTSQELLKQGERFNHTGSMRYLVREDLMFCSDELCRIYGLPVGRNCLTYDEFAAIMHPDDRQEVIETVNAAVAMGGTIRVEHRICRQDTGEVRYISGIGKPVWVDGTFTEYMGTATDITVRRQAEYAIRAAQVDMERVARANTVGQLTASIAHEINQPLMSIVSNAGASLRWLNRPEPELDHARASLRDIISEGQRAGGIISGLQNLTRNRAPQFERINLPALIRHVLTLSRSELEQREVNLALTLTPADVFVLGDTVQLQQVLLNLLVNAIDAMVAVPENARVLSISASCSNEQRVEVQVQDSGEGIAAEAMPRIFDAFYTTKENGMGMGLAICHSIIETHRGRLRVAAAQPQGTVFSFDLPRVP; this is encoded by the coding sequence TTGCCGTCCGACCCGCGCCTTTCCGACGACGACGCCTTGCTGCAGACCCTGCGCGAACTGTCGGCACTGCTCGATCCGGTCCTGCTCCAGCCCGCCATCACCCGCGCCCTGTGCGATCTCGGCGGCGCACGGCGCTGTCTGCTGGTGCGGCATGACGCCGGCCTGGCCCTGATCCAGGCCGAAGCCCACCGCATCGGCGGCGACCTCAGCAACCGCCAGCGTGACTGCATCGCCCGGCCCGACGATCTGCAATCGGCACAGCTCACCCTGCCCCTCCACCATCGTGGTCAGTCGCACGGCGAGCTGCTGCTGTATTACGACGACGTACCCACGGCCGCCATCACACGGCGTGTCCATCATCTGGCCGCCCATGCCGCCGTGGTCCTGGCCAATGCCGCCGACCACGCCCAGGCGCTGCTGGAAAAGGAAATGCTGATCTGCGCCGAACGCGAACTGCGCACCAGCCAGGAACTGCTCAAGCAGGGTGAGCGCTTCAACCATACCGGCAGCATGCGCTACCTGGTGCGCGAAGACCTGATGTTCTGCTCCGACGAACTGTGCCGCATCTATGGCTTGCCGGTCGGACGCAACTGCCTCACCTACGACGAGTTCGCGGCCATCATGCATCCCGATGACCGGCAGGAAGTCATCGAGACCGTCAACGCCGCCGTGGCCATGGGCGGCACCATCCGTGTGGAGCATCGCATCTGCCGCCAGGATACCGGCGAGGTGCGCTATATCTCCGGCATCGGCAAGCCAGTGTGGGTGGACGGCACCTTTACCGAATACATGGGCACGGCCACCGATATCACCGTGCGGCGCCAGGCCGAATACGCCATTCGCGCGGCCCAGGTGGACATGGAGCGCGTGGCGCGCGCCAATACGGTGGGCCAGCTGACCGCTTCCATCGCCCATGAGATCAACCAGCCGCTCATGTCCATCGTCTCCAATGCCGGCGCCAGCCTGCGCTGGCTGAACCGGCCCGAACCGGAACTGGACCATGCGCGTGCCAGCCTGCGCGACATCATCAGCGAAGGCCAGCGCGCCGGCGGCATCATCAGCGGTTTGCAGAACCTCACCCGCAATCGCGCACCGCAGTTCGAACGCATCAACCTGCCGGCGCTGATCCGCCACGTCCTGACGCTCTCGCGCAGTGAGCTGGAGCAGCGCGAAGTGAATCTGGCGCTGACGCTCACGCCCGCCGATGTCTTTGTGCTGGGCGACACGGTGCAGTTGCAGCAGGTGCTGCTGAACCTGTTGGTCAATGCCATCGACGCCATGGTGGCGGTGCCGGAAAATGCCCGCGTGCTCAGCATCAGCGCCAGTTGCAGCAATGAACAGCGGGTCGAGGTACAGGTACAGGACAGCGGCGAGGGCATCGCCGCCGAGGCCATGCCGCGCATCTTCGATGCCTTCTACACCACCAAGGAAAATGGCATGGGCATGGGTCTGGCGATCTGCCACTCCATCATCGAAACCCATCGCGGCCGCCTGCGCGTGGCGGCGGCACAGCCGCAGGGAACCGTGTTCAGCTTCGATCTGCCGCGCGTGCCCTGA
- a CDS encoding AraC family transcriptional regulator, whose amino-acid sequence MTALATPAVPAARSDSLGCSATHLKQSCELQGSQFSFYRKRVESREVSQVYTPASDRGFLVGISMAQQHRRHIFRGSQRAQFEFERGAVYTRDFSEDYRAELQGPFDFLLVELPPSWFATVNDDLRGRKVTGLSTVTGQGDPVLAHLAAALAPALADPDPDKQLFVDQLGLAMGTHLLQRYGGARLPLPGNARLSRVHEERAKQMLLQKADGNVSIPEIARECNMSASYFLRAFKASTGHTPHQWLMIQRVERAREYLRHTRLSLAEIAVACDFYDQSHFSRVFSQVVGSTPGAWRRPLG is encoded by the coding sequence ATGACTGCTCTGGCCACCCCCGCCGTTCCCGCCGCGCGCAGTGATTCTCTCGGTTGCTCGGCTACCCACCTCAAGCAGAGCTGCGAGTTGCAGGGCAGCCAGTTCAGTTTCTATCGCAAGCGGGTCGAGAGCCGTGAGGTATCGCAGGTCTACACGCCGGCCTCCGACCGGGGTTTCCTGGTCGGTATTTCGATGGCACAGCAACATCGTCGTCACATCTTCCGTGGCAGTCAGCGCGCGCAGTTCGAGTTTGAACGCGGTGCCGTCTATACCCGCGATTTTTCCGAAGACTACCGGGCCGAGTTGCAGGGGCCATTCGATTTCCTGCTGGTGGAGTTGCCGCCCTCGTGGTTCGCCACCGTCAATGACGATCTGCGCGGACGCAAGGTCACGGGTCTGTCCACCGTCACCGGTCAGGGCGATCCGGTGCTGGCGCATCTGGCCGCAGCACTGGCACCGGCGCTGGCAGACCCTGATCCCGACAAGCAGCTCTTCGTCGACCAGCTCGGGCTGGCCATGGGCACCCACCTGCTGCAACGCTATGGCGGCGCCCGCCTCCCGCTGCCGGGCAATGCGCGCCTGTCGCGCGTGCATGAGGAGCGCGCCAAGCAGATGCTGTTGCAGAAGGCCGATGGCAATGTCTCCATCCCCGAGATCGCGCGCGAATGCAATATGTCGGCCAGCTATTTCCTGCGCGCCTTCAAGGCCAGCACCGGCCATACGCCGCATCAGTGGCTGATGATCCAGCGCGTGGAGAGGGCGCGGGAATATCTGCGTCATACCCGCCTGTCGCTGGCCGAGATTGCAGTGGCTTGCGATTTCTACGACCAGAGCCATTTCAGCCGCGTGTTCTCCCAGGTGGTCGGCAGCACGCCGGGCGCCTGGCGCCGCCCGCTGGGCTGA
- a CDS encoding FMN-binding negative transcriptional regulator, which translates to MYIPTHFADQDTASLHQLITAHPFGVLISHTASGLDANHLPCHLDPAQGALGTLHLHVARANPLWRELADGDTVLVVFSAGDAYISPSWYPSKHEAHRQVPTWNYAVAHAHGRVTIRDDERYLRGVVARLTRTHEAGEQKPWKMSDAPADYTDTLLKAIVGIEIGITRLEGKRKLSQNKDVRDIESAGNTLVERGHAGIGQAMLQEAARKQQ; encoded by the coding sequence ATGTACATCCCCACCCACTTCGCCGACCAGGACACCGCCAGCCTGCACCAGCTGATCACCGCCCATCCCTTTGGCGTGCTGATCTCGCATACTGCCAGCGGGCTCGATGCCAATCACCTTCCTTGCCATCTCGACCCGGCCCAAGGCGCGCTGGGCACGCTGCATCTGCACGTGGCGCGTGCCAATCCGCTGTGGCGCGAACTGGCCGATGGCGATACGGTGCTGGTCGTGTTTTCTGCAGGCGATGCCTATATCTCGCCGAGCTGGTATCCCAGCAAGCATGAGGCGCATCGTCAGGTGCCGACCTGGAACTACGCCGTGGCCCATGCCCACGGACGCGTCACCATCCGCGATGACGAGCGCTACCTGCGCGGCGTGGTGGCACGCCTGACGCGCACCCACGAGGCCGGCGAGCAAAAGCCCTGGAAGATGTCGGACGCGCCCGCCGACTATACCGACACGCTGCTCAAGGCCATCGTCGGCATCGAGATCGGGATCACGCGCCTGGAAGGCAAGCGCAAGCTCAGCCAGAACAAGGACGTGCGCGACATCGAGAGCGCCGGCAACACCCTGGTCGAGCGCGGCCACGCCGGAATCGGCCAGGCCATGCTGCAAGAGGCTGCGCGCAAGCAACAGTGA
- a CDS encoding PACE efflux transporter, with protein sequence MQGFKRKLVYACLFEGLAILFTTVGLSVFAGHDSAHASAAAVASSAIAFVWNFIFNTLFERWEARQPRRGRNFARRAAHALGFEGGLVVMLVPLFAWWLGISLWEALVLDFGLIVFFMIYTYLFNLGFDRVFGLPSSAMPAAAQTAEAR encoded by the coding sequence ATGCAAGGATTCAAACGCAAGCTGGTCTATGCCTGCCTCTTCGAGGGGCTGGCCATCCTCTTCACCACGGTCGGGCTGAGCGTCTTCGCCGGTCACGACAGTGCGCATGCATCGGCCGCCGCCGTGGCCTCGTCGGCCATTGCCTTCGTGTGGAATTTCATCTTCAACACCCTCTTCGAGCGCTGGGAAGCACGCCAGCCGCGCCGTGGCCGCAACTTCGCCCGGCGCGCCGCGCACGCCCTCGGTTTCGAAGGCGGCCTGGTGGTGATGCTGGTGCCGCTGTTTGCCTGGTGGCTGGGCATCAGCCTGTGGGAGGCGCTGGTGCTGGATTTCGGGCTGATCGTCTTCTTCATGATCTACACCTATCTGTTCAACCTCGGCTTTGATCGCGTCTTCGGCCTGCCCAGCTCGGCCATGCCGGCTGCTGCACAGACGGCCGAGGCGCGCTGA
- a CDS encoding LysR family transcriptional regulator yields MAFSSDNVRVFLAVLDSGSFSAAARLLGRVPSSVSMTISQLEAELDLVLFDRTARDARPTELARALEPDARLLASTLRQLDAHALAMHQGLERKLTLAVAPELLSVPWAKPLAVLAAEFPSLEVEVLSSPQADAMRMLYDDTAQLALVFERHAGNDREAFQEFSSEMMVAVIAPDHPARLRKKRKLRYEDLYDIRQIAVASRDASISDPRFFLARHIWRTDNHLATLSLVREGLGWAYLPLSLVQAQIEAGTLVVIDFDNISNQQRMWVDVVWNKDRPLGLGAQRFIALMREMAPSRRKRK; encoded by the coding sequence ATGGCGTTCTCCAGTGACAATGTAAGGGTCTTCCTGGCCGTGCTCGACAGTGGCTCCTTTTCCGCAGCGGCACGCCTGCTGGGGCGGGTGCCCTCCTCGGTCAGCATGACCATCAGCCAGCTCGAAGCGGAGCTGGACCTGGTGCTGTTCGACCGCACCGCGCGTGACGCCCGGCCCACCGAACTGGCGCGGGCACTGGAGCCGGATGCACGCCTGCTGGCCAGCACCCTGCGCCAGCTCGATGCCCATGCGCTGGCCATGCATCAGGGGCTGGAGCGCAAGCTCACGCTGGCCGTCGCGCCCGAACTGCTGTCGGTGCCCTGGGCCAAGCCGCTGGCGGTGCTGGCAGCGGAGTTTCCTTCGCTGGAAGTGGAGGTGCTGTCCTCGCCACAGGCCGATGCGATGCGCATGCTCTATGACGATACGGCGCAACTGGCACTGGTCTTCGAGCGCCACGCCGGCAATGACCGCGAAGCCTTCCAGGAATTCAGCAGCGAGATGATGGTGGCGGTGATCGCCCCCGACCATCCGGCGCGGCTACGCAAGAAGCGCAAGCTGCGCTACGAGGACCTGTACGACATCCGCCAGATCGCCGTGGCCAGCCGCGACGCCAGCATTTCCGACCCGCGCTTCTTCCTGGCGCGCCACATCTGGCGCACCGACAATCACCTGGCCACGCTGTCGCTGGTGCGTGAAGGCCTGGGCTGGGCCTATCTGCCGCTCAGTCTGGTGCAGGCGCAGATCGAGGCCGGCACGCTGGTGGTCATCGACTTCGACAACATCAGCAACCAGCAGCGCATGTGGGTGGACGTGGTGTGGAACAAGGACCGCCCGCTTGGACTGGGGGCACAGCGCTTCATTGCCCTGATGCGGGAGATGGCGCCGAGCCGGCGCAAGCGCAAGTGA
- a CDS encoding disulfide bond formation protein B, whose product MDRSVVFTPREPVLPGGIFCNCVCLLAVSASLLLLLYHQWVLQVPPCPMCQLQRMGIILTGIGFMRNLRFGVKSAHYGVALTGALLTGLIALRQISLEAMPGQTPHGPLFEGMHFYTWTALFSLTAIIVIAALLGVKSAEYPAMLLLLQSAEHQSAERRIPWARIMVSAIFFMTVSAHMASSMAGCDRIACTEDLIDRLQLNWSQHQPR is encoded by the coding sequence ATGGACCGTTCCGTCGTCTTCACCCCGCGCGAGCCCGTCCTGCCGGGCGGCATCTTCTGCAATTGCGTGTGCCTGCTGGCCGTGAGCGCCAGCCTGCTCCTGTTGCTGTACCACCAATGGGTGCTGCAGGTACCTCCCTGTCCGATGTGTCAACTGCAGCGCATGGGCATCATCCTCACGGGCATCGGTTTCATGCGTAATCTGCGCTTCGGCGTCAAGAGCGCGCACTACGGTGTGGCGCTGACGGGCGCGTTGCTGACCGGACTGATCGCGCTGCGCCAGATCTCGCTGGAGGCGATGCCGGGCCAGACGCCGCATGGGCCGCTTTTTGAGGGCATGCATTTCTACACCTGGACGGCGCTGTTTTCGCTGACGGCCATCATCGTCATCGCCGCTCTGCTGGGCGTCAAGAGCGCCGAATATCCGGCCATGCTGCTGTTGCTGCAAAGCGCCGAACATCAGAGTGCAGAGCGCCGTATCCCCTGGGCCAGGATCATGGTCAGCGCGATCTTCTTCATGACAGTCAGTGCGCACATGGCCTCGAGCATGGCGGGCTGCGACCGCATTGCCTGTACCGAAGACCTCATCGATCGCCTGCAGCTCAATTGGTCACAGCACCAGCCCCGATGA